The proteins below are encoded in one region of Hordeum vulgare subsp. vulgare chromosome 3H, MorexV3_pseudomolecules_assembly, whole genome shotgun sequence:
- the LOC123443053 gene encoding uncharacterized protein LOC123443053 yields MAAARGGGSAARVGDWDVELGPGWDWRAIPQLLSSACIFICSGGCLGCCEKAAKHVGDLSKSLMAHAQNPTVAEEFWSTTTIEVDPADLRAPMNTSSWDLDLHGVGSSHNLGESANHGFSLWQQTRDEWTENTRLRQQPVVKQIQEPVLSWNAAYESLLGSNKPFPQPIPLHEMVDFLVDIWEQEGLYD; encoded by the exons ATGGCGGCGGCACGCGGCGGCGGATCGGCGGCGAGGGTCGGCGACTGGGACGTCGAGCTGGGGCCCGGCTGGGACTGGCGCGCCATCCCGCAGCTGCTCTCCTCCGCCTGCATCTTCATCTGCTCCGG AGGCTGTTTGGGATGCTGTGAGAAGGCCGCAAAACACGTAGGGGATCTTTCCAAGAGCTTGATGGCCCATGCTCAGAATCCCACGGTGGCAGAGGAATTTTGGAGTACAACCACCATCGAGGTTGATCCGGCAGATCTCCGAGCACCAATGAACACGTCCTCTTGGGACCTTGATCTGCATGGAGTGGGAAGCAGTCATAACCTGGGCGAATCTGCTAATCATG GTTTTTCTCTTTGGCAACAAACTAGGGATGAGTGGACTGAGAATACAAGGTTAAGGCAACAACCTGTGGTGAAGCAGATCCAGGAACCAGTGTTGAG TTGGAATGCAGCGTACGAaagtttgcttggatcaaacaaacCATTCCCTCAGCCCATCCCTCTACAT GAGATGGTTGATTTCCTCGTGGACATCTGGGAGCAAGAGGGGCTGTATGACTAG